The Bosea beijingensis genome contains the following window.
GAGGCCATTGAGAATTTCAACCGACGTGCGCGAAGCTACGCGACGATGCTCCCGACCCGGGAGCCAGCGGCCCCCAGCGCCGCACTCATTTCGGCGGCAGATCTGCTGGAACGTGTCGAGCGTGTGGGCGGTCTCGACGCCTTGGCCCGGGTTCGCGCTATCGAGACTACCTGGCTGGATTCAGACGATCCCTTGGCGCAGACGCGCGCGGTCGTCAGCGCGATGGTCACGGAAGCCGGCTTGGTCGGCCCCGCCATCATCTACGGGCTCAGCAGTCTAGTCTACCCCGCCACCCATCTGGCGAGAGCGGACGACCCGGCCGGTTTTGCCGCGGCGATCGAAGCCGCGCGCCGGGTTCAGGAGGAGACGGGGAGTCCGCCGATCAGGTACCGCGAGTACTTCACCGGCATCTCGGATATGAGCTTCCTCGGTCACCGGCCGCCGGAAGCCGATCGTGATCTCATCGCAGCCCATACCCCGATAGCGTCCCTCGTCGACCGGGCGGGTGCGGATGCGCTTGTTTTTCCCGTCGTCAACATCGGACCGTGGGGGCGCGAATTTCATCAAAGGCTGGAACGCGTTTACGCGCCCTATGCCTTCGAGGAGCTGCCGAGATTTCTGCGGGAGATCGTCCGGCAATTTCTGCGGTAGTCACACCCGACCTGGAAACTGCTCGGAGGCGCGGAAAAACTCATTGAGAGCATGAGCGAGCTCCTCGGGGGCCTCCTCCGCCATATGGTGGCCGCTTGGGATCGATGCGCCGCGAATGTCGTCGGCCCATCGCTTCCAAACCGCGAGGACATCGCCATAAAGGTCCGGCAGGTCGTCTCGCTCCGACCAGAGAACCAGGAGCGGACACTGAAGCTTGCGGCCCTCGCCAAGATCCTTGCGGTCATGTGCGACGTCGACGGTTAAGCCTGCCCGGTAATCCTCAAGCATCGTGTGAATGGTGCCGGGGTTCGAAACGGCGCGAGCGAAGTCCGCAAAGTTCTCTTCGCCCATCATTGCAGGGCAGCCTCCGTACCATCTCAGTGGATCGGCTCCGATCGCACGCTCGGGCTTCTCCGGCTGGGCGTAGAAGAACCAATGCCACCAGCGGCGGGCAAACTCCTCCCGACAACGCTCCAAAGCCTCCAGGATCGGAACGCCATCCAGGACGGCCAGCTTCCGAATGCGGCTGGGATGGTCCATCGCCATTCGAAAGGCGACGTACGAACCTCTGTCATGGCCGGCGACGCTGAATGTGTCGTGGCCAAGTCCCTGCATCAGCTCGACGAGAGCGAGCGCCTTTGCCCGTTTCGATGAGTTTGCGTGGTCGGGCCGGTCGGCAGGTTTGAACGAACTGCCAAAGCCCGGCAGATCGGGGCAAACCAGCGTGTAGCGCTCCCGCAGGTGCTCGGCGACCTTATGCCAAGTCGTATGGGTGCGCGGATGGCCGTGCAACAGCAAGAGCGGCGGGCCGCTGCCGCCCAGGCGAAACCGGATCGATCCCCCAGCCACCTCAGCCGCATCAAGCCTGAACCCCTCAAACATCCGAACGCCTCCATCGCTTGCGGCCTATCCGTCGTGGACGGTTCTTACGGGAACCGATCCTTCAATCGATCGTTCCGGATTCCGATCGCGGCAAATGCCTGCGGGGCCGCCGAGGATTGAGGACTGGAAGATGCGTCAGGAAGGATTTGAGTGCGAAGCGTGCGGATCGGCGAGCGTTCAAATTCCGCGTGATCTCATGCCGAATAGCCAAGTGCGCTGTAGCGGTTGCATGCGTCCACTGGCGACATGGTCCAACTATCGGGTAAAGATCGCGGAGCTAGTGACACGTTGTGGCAAAGGGCCCACTGCAGATCCGCTTCCGCGCTAACGGAGCGGGCTCGGATTAAATGCGGCCCTGCAAGCCTACGCGTCAGCGGCTGTCTCATTGACGAACCTGTTCAAGACCGTGGACTCCCGCGCATTTTGGTTGCCGCTTTGCCGAAGGTGACTTTCCCAGCTGTAAGCCCGGTGCTCCGTACCAAAGGCACGATGGAACGCTCCATGTAGCGCACGCCAATGCGACCGAATGCGCTGAGCGCATCATAAGCGTTATGTCTAGGACGACGCCCTATCAAAGACTAAGCGGGGAAATTCTGGCGGCCGCGAAGTTCGCGGTGGGGCAAGTCTTTCTGTAAGTTTGGAAGGCGTGCGGACGGGGAACTCTAACCGGCAGACGAGGTTACCGGGGCAGGATCCGAGGGGAAGTCGGTTAGCACGCATCCCATGAGCAACACGTGAAAAATTTCATCGCTACATTCGATATCGAGCTTTCGCCGGGTGAACCGCAGGACCGTTTCCTGCAAGCGGCATCAGAAAAGGGCTGGAGCGCCGTTATCGATTTCGCGGGACAGTTGGAGCGTTTGCCTTCCAATACCCTCATTGGTCAATATCCCGACCTCGGAGCAGCTCACCGGTCATTCGACGAAGCGATCGTCGCCGCGTCCGAAACGATGGCGCCCGGTCGAGTGACAATCACGCGGCGGTTCATCGTTGAACGCGTTCGAGGCGGGCGTCTCAAAGCATTGAGAACCAAGCTGGTGGAGACGAATATCGCCCGGTTGCGGAAATTCCTGCGTGCGAAAACATCGGCTGGCTGACGCAATAGCCGGCGGCCCGACCGGCGGCACTCGCGTGAAAATGATGGCTGTCGCTGGGCGTTCATACTTCGCTTTCCGGTAGCGCGCGGTGGAACAACCTCGCCGCGGGGCAATTGAGTCGCTGGAGTGAGTTGCGTGGGGAGTTTGTCATGGCGGGTCATCGCGCCCAGTGGAAGGGCTTCATCAAGTTCGGCCAAGTGAGCTGCGGTGTAGGTTTATACACTGCCGCGAGCACCTCAGACCGCATAGCGTTCCACACCCTGAACAAAGCCACCGGCAACCGCGTCAACCGCATTTTCGTTGATAGCGAGACGGGCAAACCGGTCGATCGCGAAGACCAGACCAAGGGCTTCGAGATCGAGAACGGCGAATACGTCATGATCGATCCGGAGGAGGTGGCGGCCACCGTCCCCGAGAGCGACAAGACGCTCGCCATCGAGACCTTTATCCCGTGCTCTGATGTCGACGACGTGTACTTCGACAAGCCGTACTACCTGGTTCCTACAGACAGGGTGTCGTCAGACGCGTTCACGGCGCTGCGTGACGCCATGACCAAATCCAAGGTTGCTGCCATCGCTCAGACCGTTCTCTTCCGCCGCATGCGGACAGTTCTGATCCGTGCGCACGGCAAGGGGCTGATCGCGACCACGTTGCAGTATGATTACGAGGTGCGCTCCTCGGAGAAGGCTTTCGAGGAAATGCCGAAGCTCCGAATCAAAGGCGAAATGCTCGATCTGGCGAAGCACATCATCGCGACGAAGAAGGGGGAGTTCGACCCCGCCGAGTTCGATGACCGTTACGAGGCGGCACTTGCCGAGCTGGTCAAGGCCAAGATCGAAGGCAAGGCGTTGCCGAAACGCAAGAAGGTGAAGGTCTCGAACCCGGACGACCTCCTTGCCGCCCTGCGTGAGAGCGCCAAGATGATGGCGGGAGGCTCGTATCGTGGCCAGGCGGCTAATGCCAATCGCGGGACGCGCGCTGCCAGGCGCTCCCCGAGCCAAGCCTCACGCGCTCAACAGCGCAAGGCGAGCTGAGGAGAGTCGATATGGCTCTGCGCCCCTATTGGAAAGGCTACCTTAAGCTATCGCTGGTCACGTGCCCGGTGGCGATGTCGCCCGCGACGTCGGAAAGCGAGAAGGTTCGCTTCCATACCCTGAACAAGGCCACCGGCAATCGCGTCGTCTCCCAATATGTCGATTCGGTTACCCGCAAGCCGGTCAAGGACGACAACGAGATCAAGGGCTACGCGCGCGGAGAGAACGACTACGTCATGCTGACGGATGATGAGCTCGACGCTGTCGCGCTCGACACCGTCAAAACCATCGATATCGAGAAGTTCGTCCCGCGTGACAGCATCCAATGGATCTATCTCGAAAAGCCGCATTACCTGATGCCCGACGATCCGGTTGGCCACGAGGCGTTTGCCGTCATCCGGGACGCCATGGCGGCGGACAAGGTCCTTGGCATCTCCCGGCTCGTGATTGGCCGGCGCGAGCGCGCCATTGTGCTGGAGCCTCGCGGAGAAGGAATCGTCGTGTGGACGCTCCGCTTCGGTGATGAGGTACGGCCCGAAGGGTCCTATTTCGAGGATATCTCGGCGAAATCGGATCCGGATCTCATCCCTCTTGTGCAAAGCTTCATCAAGCAGCATACCAAAGCGTGGTCGGCCGACATGGTCTCGGATCCGGTGCAAGACGCTCTCCTCGACATCATCGCTGAGAAAAAGAAGGCGATGAAGCCGTCGCGGAAGGGCAAAAACAAGGACTCGGACGTCTCGTCCGGCAGCAACGTCATCGACATCATGGAAGCTCTGCGCGCGAGCCTAGCGGTTGGCGGCAAGAGCAAGAAGGCTTCCTGAGCGGAGCTGCCGCATTCACGCCCCGCGCTTCGTCTTAGCCAGACGCTTGATCGCTGTTTCCAAGGAACGTTGGCCGTCGCAATAATCCTTCCAGGCGGAACTCTTGCTGAGCAGCGACGGAACCGTGCGCACCGTAAATCGCTTAGGGTCGAGGTCCGCTTTGACCTGGGTCCAGGTCAGGGGCATCGAGACGGTCGCGCCCGGACGCGCTCGTGGTGAAAGCGGAGCCACGGCGGTGGCCATGCGATCGTTGCGCAAATAGTCGAGGAAAATCCTGCCGCCGCGCAGACTCTTCGTCATCTTGATCAGGTAGCGACCCGGGTCTTGGCGGGCCATCTCCTGGCAGACATCGTGAGCGAAGGCCTTCGCTTGATCCCATGACAACGGCTTTCGAGAGGACACGGCGAGCGGCGTGACGACATGGAGTCCCTTGCCGCCCGTGGTCTTGCAAAAGCTGACC
Protein-coding sequences here:
- a CDS encoding alpha/beta fold hydrolase is translated as MFEGFRLDAAEVAGGSIRFRLGGSGPPLLLLHGHPRTHTTWHKVAEHLRERYTLVCPDLPGFGSSFKPADRPDHANSSKRAKALALVELMQGLGHDTFSVAGHDRGSYVAFRMAMDHPSRIRKLAVLDGVPILEALERCREEFARRWWHWFFYAQPEKPERAIGADPLRWYGGCPAMMGEENFADFARAVSNPGTIHTMLEDYRAGLTVDVAHDRKDLGEGRKLQCPLLVLWSERDDLPDLYGDVLAVWKRWADDIRGASIPSGHHMAEEAPEELAHALNEFFRASEQFPGRV
- a CDS encoding Ku protein; this encodes MAGHRAQWKGFIKFGQVSCGVGLYTAASTSDRIAFHTLNKATGNRVNRIFVDSETGKPVDREDQTKGFEIENGEYVMIDPEEVAATVPESDKTLAIETFIPCSDVDDVYFDKPYYLVPTDRVSSDAFTALRDAMTKSKVAAIAQTVLFRRMRTVLIRAHGKGLIATTLQYDYEVRSSEKAFEEMPKLRIKGEMLDLAKHIIATKKGEFDPAEFDDRYEAALAELVKAKIEGKALPKRKKVKVSNPDDLLAALRESAKMMAGGSYRGQAANANRGTRAARRSPSQASRAQQRKAS
- a CDS encoding Ku protein — encoded protein: MALRPYWKGYLKLSLVTCPVAMSPATSESEKVRFHTLNKATGNRVVSQYVDSVTRKPVKDDNEIKGYARGENDYVMLTDDELDAVALDTVKTIDIEKFVPRDSIQWIYLEKPHYLMPDDPVGHEAFAVIRDAMAADKVLGISRLVIGRRERAIVLEPRGEGIVVWTLRFGDEVRPEGSYFEDISAKSDPDLIPLVQSFIKQHTKAWSADMVSDPVQDALLDIIAEKKKAMKPSRKGKNKDSDVSSGSNVIDIMEALRASLAVGGKSKKAS